From the Phorcysia thermohydrogeniphila genome, the window CCCACCTGATAGAGGAAGAACTAAAGGAGAGCTCTTCTTTCTTTGACGCCTTTATAAAAGCTATCAAAAAACTCAAAGGCTCCTACGCAGTTGCAGCTATTACTACCTACGAGCCTGAAAAAATCTTCGTCGCAAGGAAGGATAGCCCTCTCATCATAGGCGTCGGAAACAACGAAAACTTCGTAGCCTCTGATATTCCTGCTTTCCTATCCTATACAAATAAAGCCGTCTTCTTAGACGACTACGAGGTCGCTATCGTTGAAAAAGACTCCTTCAAGGTCTTTGACCTTAACGGAAATGAAAAGAAAAAAGAAATCCGTACAATCCCTTGGTCCTTAGCTCAGGCTGAAAAAGCCGGCTACAAGCACTTTATGCTCAAAGAAATTTACGAGCAACCCCGTGCAATAGCAGACACTATAAGCGGCAATCTTTCTTGGTTCAGCGGAAAAGTCCCTCTTGAAGGTATCTCTCCACAGGACTTTGATAGAGTCCAAATTGTAGCCTGTGGTACTTCTTACCACGCTGGACTCATAGGTAAGTTCTACCTTGAAAATTTCTCCCTTATACCTACCGAAGTTGACTTGGCTTCTGAGTATAGGTACAGAAATCCCGTTGTGAATGAGAAAACTCTCGTCATTGCTATAACCCAGTCTGGGGAAACCGCAGATACATTAGCAGCTGTAAGGTTTGCTAAAAGTAAAGGTGCTAAAGTCCTTGCCATCTGCAACGTTATAGGCTCCACCGTAACGAGGGAAGCCCACGAAACCCTCTACACCTACGCAGGCCCTGAAATCAGCGTGGCCTCTACAAAGGCCTTTACAACTCAGGTAGTAACTCTCTTTATGCTCTCACTGTGGCTTGCAAGGAATAGAAACACCTTAAAGGAAGAAAAGGTAGAGGGACTCCTTCATGAACTCATGGAGCTACCTTCAAAAGTGGAAACTTTCTTAAACGACGAAAGAGAATCTGGAAAGGTCAAGGAAATAGCTGACAGTTTCCACAAGGCAACAAACGCCCTCTACGTAGGAAGGCATGTGAACTACCCGATAGCTCTTGAGGGAGCTCTAAAGCTTAAAGAGATATCTTACATCCACGCAGAAGGATACCCTGCAGGAGAGATGAAGCACGGTC encodes:
- the glmS gene encoding glutamine--fructose-6-phosphate transaminase (isomerizing) — encoded protein: HLIEEELKESSSFFDAFIKAIKKLKGSYAVAAITTYEPEKIFVARKDSPLIIGVGNNENFVASDIPAFLSYTNKAVFLDDYEVAIVEKDSFKVFDLNGNEKKKEIRTIPWSLAQAEKAGYKHFMLKEIYEQPRAIADTISGNLSWFSGKVPLEGISPQDFDRVQIVACGTSYHAGLIGKFYLENFSLIPTEVDLASEYRYRNPVVNEKTLVIAITQSGETADTLAAVRFAKSKGAKVLAICNVIGSTVTREAHETLYTYAGPEISVASTKAFTTQVVTLFMLSLWLARNRNTLKEEKVEGLLHELMELPSKVETFLNDERESGKVKEIADSFHKATNALYVGRHVNYPIALEGALKLKEISYIHAEGYPAGEMKHGPIALIDETMPVVVVATKGRVYEKMLSNMEEVKARKGKVIAVTNSECKEVQEKADAFIEVPEVSEFLSPIVNVIPLQLFAYHVADFLGYDVDQPRNLAKSVTVE